The Prosthecomicrobium sp. N25 genome contains a region encoding:
- a CDS encoding peptidase produces MTYCCGILVRGGLVMIADTRTNAGLDNIATFRKLHVFNRPGERAIAVATAGNLAISQSIVSLVTEGFENPETGEIETIESAPTMFKTAQLLGRAIREVYRLDGRMLEQKNLSFDVTMLLGGQIKGGRLRLFMVYSAGNFIEATVDTPYLQIGEHKYGKPILDRAIKFDVDLPDALKIGLISMDSTMRSNLGVGMPIDLAVMRRDAVQTELVHRVEPGEPYFHDLRERWSAALRAAHQNIPRPPYGLDN; encoded by the coding sequence ATGACCTATTGTTGCGGGATCTTGGTGAGGGGCGGTCTGGTGATGATCGCCGACACGCGCACGAATGCCGGCCTCGACAACATCGCCACCTTCCGCAAGCTGCATGTCTTCAACCGCCCGGGCGAGCGCGCCATCGCGGTCGCCACCGCCGGCAACCTGGCGATCAGCCAATCCATCGTCAGCCTCGTGACCGAGGGCTTCGAGAACCCGGAGACCGGCGAGATCGAGACGATCGAGTCGGCCCCGACCATGTTCAAGACCGCCCAGCTCCTCGGCCGCGCCATCCGAGAGGTCTATCGCCTCGACGGTCGCATGCTGGAGCAGAAAAACCTCAGTTTCGACGTGACCATGCTGCTCGGCGGCCAGATCAAGGGCGGCCGGCTCCGCCTCTTCATGGTCTATTCGGCCGGAAACTTCATCGAGGCGACCGTCGACACGCCCTACCTGCAGATCGGCGAACACAAGTACGGCAAGCCGATCCTCGATCGCGCCATCAAGTTCGACGTCGACCTGCCCGACGCCCTGAAGATCGGCCTCATCTCCATGGATTCGACCATGCGGTCGAATCTCGGCGTCGGCATGCCGATCGACCTCGCCGTGATGCGCCGCGACGCCGTCCAGACCGAACTCGTCCACCGCGTCGAGCCGGGCGAACCCTATTTCCATGACCTGCGCGAGCGCTGGTCGGCCGCGCTCCGGGCCGCCCACCAGAACATCCCGCGCCCGCCCTACGGGCTCGACAACTAA
- a CDS encoding transglutaminase family protein: MRLRITHETLYAYEKPATYAIQALRLMPRGSDNQYVVDWRIDVSQDCRLAPVDDHYGNLTHAFSIDGPIAELSIVASGEVVTEDPTGVLRGVPERMPPKLYLRDTALTKADSAIRDFAREVAAGEGGDRLSTLHALMRRLNRELRYDREATEAATTAAEAFATDHGVCQDLAHIFVSAARVLDIPARYVSGYMYDPAEPGPLGASHAWAEAWVGGSLGWIGFDAANDRCPTDAYVRLACGLDYLDAAPIRGTRYGGDGEAMTVRVTVEKTGEF; encoded by the coding sequence ATGCGCCTCCGGATCACCCACGAGACGCTCTACGCCTACGAGAAGCCCGCCACCTATGCGATCCAGGCGCTGCGCCTGATGCCGCGCGGGTCCGACAATCAATATGTGGTGGACTGGCGCATCGACGTCAGCCAGGACTGCCGCCTGGCCCCGGTGGATGACCACTACGGCAACCTCACCCACGCCTTCTCGATCGACGGCCCGATCGCCGAGCTTTCCATCGTGGCCTCCGGCGAAGTCGTCACCGAGGATCCGACGGGCGTGCTGCGCGGCGTTCCCGAGCGCATGCCGCCGAAGCTCTACCTGCGCGATACGGCCCTGACCAAGGCCGATTCCGCCATCCGCGACTTCGCCCGGGAGGTCGCGGCCGGCGAAGGCGGAGACCGGCTGTCAACCCTCCACGCCCTCATGCGCCGGCTGAACCGGGAGCTCCGCTACGACCGCGAGGCGACCGAGGCCGCCACCACCGCGGCCGAGGCCTTCGCGACCGACCACGGCGTCTGCCAGGACCTCGCCCACATATTCGTCTCCGCGGCGCGCGTCCTCGACATCCCCGCCCGCTACGTCTCCGGCTACATGTACGACCCGGCCGAGCCCGGCCCGCTCGGCGCCAGCCACGCCTGGGCCGAGGCCTGGGTCGGCGGCAGCCTAGGCTGGATCGGCTTCGACGCCGCCAACGACCGCTGCCCCACCGACGCCTACGTCCGCCTCGCCTGCGGCCTCGACTACCTCGACGCCGCCCCCATCCGCGGCACCCGCTACGGCGGCGACGGCGAAGCCATGACGGTCCGGGTCACGGTGGAGAAGACGGGGGAGTTTTGA
- the cueR gene encoding Cu(I)-responsive transcriptional regulator yields MNIAAAAEKAGLTAKAVRYYEEIGLLAAPRRANGYRDYGRTEVAKLQFLARARGLGFSVEDCRQLLSLWGDAHRASADVKSLAEQRIREVEAKIRELQSLKRTLATLVSACHGDERPDCPIIEDLAGHAH; encoded by the coding sequence ATGAACATTGCCGCTGCCGCCGAAAAGGCCGGGCTGACCGCAAAGGCGGTCCGCTACTACGAAGAGATCGGGCTCCTCGCCGCCCCGCGCCGCGCCAACGGCTACCGCGACTACGGCCGGACGGAGGTCGCCAAGCTCCAGTTCCTGGCGCGGGCGCGGGGACTCGGCTTCTCGGTCGAGGACTGCCGCCAGCTCCTCTCGCTCTGGGGCGACGCCCACCGGGCCTCCGCGGACGTGAAGTCGCTCGCCGAGCAGCGCATCCGTGAGGTCGAGGCCAAGATCCGCGAACTGCAGTCCCTCAAGCGGACCCTCGCCACCCTGGTCTCCGCCTGCCACGGCGACGAACGCCCCGACTGCCCGATCATCGAGGACCTCGCCGGCCACGCGCATTGA
- a CDS encoding alpha-E domain-containing protein — protein MLSRTADSLYWLSRYVERAENTARIIDAATRLAALPAGYGAATNEWESALAATGCLEAFRQHYDRADAETVVEFLAFSPQNPSSIKNCLEVARFNARSVRTALTTELWETINTAWLELKNFPARDPTQRLSDFLRFVKQTSLSFDGSAYRTMLRSDSYCFTRIGVYIERADATARILDVKYHVLLPPGAKVGGSLDYFQWSSILRSVSALTAYHWVYRQNVKPWLVADLLILNQQMPRSIASCYENITRYLDMLARHYGRQGPSQRLARATFTHLQNSKLDDVFQGGLHDYLSGLIADNSRLGSLINDQYLT, from the coding sequence ATGCTGAGCCGCACCGCCGACAGTCTCTACTGGCTCTCCCGCTACGTCGAGCGCGCTGAGAACACCGCGCGGATCATCGACGCGGCGACCCGCCTCGCCGCCCTGCCGGCCGGTTACGGCGCCGCCACCAACGAGTGGGAATCGGCGCTCGCCGCGACCGGCTGCCTGGAGGCCTTCCGGCAGCACTACGACCGGGCCGACGCCGAGACCGTGGTCGAGTTCCTCGCCTTCTCGCCGCAGAACCCGTCGTCCATCAAGAACTGCCTCGAGGTCGCGCGCTTCAACGCCCGCTCGGTGCGCACCGCCCTGACCACCGAGCTCTGGGAGACGATCAACACCGCCTGGCTGGAACTCAAGAACTTCCCTGCAAGGGACCCGACCCAGCGTCTCTCGGACTTCCTGCGCTTCGTCAAGCAGACCTCGCTGTCCTTCGACGGTTCGGCCTACCGGACCATGCTGCGCAGCGACAGCTACTGCTTCACCCGCATCGGCGTTTACATCGAGCGGGCGGACGCGACGGCCCGCATCCTCGACGTGAAGTATCACGTGCTGCTGCCGCCCGGCGCCAAGGTCGGCGGCAGCCTCGACTATTTCCAGTGGTCCTCGATCCTGCGCTCCGTGTCGGCCCTGACCGCCTATCACTGGGTCTACCGGCAGAACGTGAAGCCCTGGCTCGTGGCCGACCTCTTGATCCTCAACCAGCAGATGCCCCGATCGATCGCCTCCTGCTACGAAAACATCACGCGCTACCTGGACATGCTCGCCCGCCACTACGGCCGCCAGGGGCCGAGCCAGCGCCTCGCGCGCGCCACCTTCACCCATTTGCAGAACTCGAAGCTTGACGATGTCTTCCAGGGCGGTCTTCACGACTACCTGTCGGGCCTGATCGCCGATAACAGCCGGCTCGGCAGCCTGATCAACGACCAGTATCTCACCTGA
- the groL gene encoding chaperonin GroEL (60 kDa chaperone family; promotes refolding of misfolded polypeptides especially under stressful conditions; forms two stacked rings of heptamers to form a barrel-shaped 14mer; ends can be capped by GroES; misfolded proteins enter the barrel where they are refolded when GroES binds), whose amino-acid sequence MAAKEVKFSVDARDKMLRGVDILANAVKVTLGPKGRNVVIEKSFGAPRITKDGVTVAKEIELEDKFENMGAQMVREVASKTNDLAGDGTTTATVLAQAIVKEGAKAVAAGMNPMDLKRGIDLAVEAVVADLKARAKKVTSNEEIAQVGTISANGDTEIGRFLAEAMQKVGNEGVITVEEAKSLTTELDVVEGMQFDRGYISPYFVTNSEKMRAELEDPYILIFEKKLSGLQAMLPVLESVVQSGKPLVIVAEDVEGEALATLVVNKLRGGLKVAAVKAPGFGDRRKAMLEDIAILTNGQVISEDLGIKLENVTLDMLGRAKRVMIEKENTTIVDGAGSKKEIEARVSQIKAQIEETTSDYDREKLQERLAKLAGGVAVIRVGGATEVEVKEKKDRVDDAMHATRAAVEEGVLPGGGVALLRALGALAALTPANADQKTGIEIVRKAIQSPARQIAINAGDDGSIVVGKILENKDSAFGWNAQTGQYGDMFKFGVIDPAKVVRTALQDAASVAGLLITTEAMVAEKPKKASAAPAGMPGGGMGDMDF is encoded by the coding sequence ATGGCTGCCAAGGAAGTGAAATTCTCCGTCGATGCGCGCGACAAGATGCTGCGCGGCGTCGACATCCTCGCCAATGCCGTCAAGGTGACGCTCGGCCCCAAGGGCCGCAACGTCGTCATCGAGAAGTCCTTCGGCGCGCCCCGCATCACCAAGGACGGCGTCACCGTCGCCAAGGAGATCGAGCTCGAGGACAAGTTCGAGAACATGGGCGCCCAGATGGTGCGCGAAGTGGCCTCGAAGACGAACGACCTCGCCGGCGACGGCACCACGACCGCGACCGTGCTCGCCCAGGCGATCGTCAAGGAAGGCGCCAAGGCGGTGGCCGCCGGCATGAACCCGATGGACCTGAAGCGCGGCATCGACCTCGCCGTCGAGGCCGTCGTGGCGGACCTCAAGGCCCGCGCCAAGAAGGTCACCTCCAACGAGGAGATCGCCCAGGTCGGCACCATTTCGGCCAACGGCGACACCGAGATCGGCCGCTTCCTCGCCGAGGCGATGCAGAAGGTCGGCAACGAGGGCGTCATCACGGTCGAGGAAGCCAAGAGCCTGACGACCGAGCTCGACGTCGTCGAGGGCATGCAGTTCGACCGCGGCTACATCTCGCCCTACTTCGTCACCAACTCCGAGAAGATGCGCGCCGAGCTCGAGGATCCCTACATCCTGATCTTCGAGAAGAAGCTCTCCGGCCTGCAGGCCATGCTGCCGGTGCTCGAGTCGGTGGTCCAGTCGGGCAAGCCGCTGGTCATCGTCGCCGAGGACGTCGAGGGCGAGGCGCTCGCCACGCTCGTCGTCAACAAGCTCCGCGGCGGCCTCAAGGTCGCGGCCGTCAAGGCCCCGGGCTTCGGTGACCGCCGCAAGGCCATGCTCGAGGACATCGCAATCCTCACGAACGGCCAGGTGATCTCCGAGGACCTCGGCATCAAGCTCGAGAACGTCACCCTCGACATGCTCGGCCGCGCCAAGCGCGTGATGATCGAGAAGGAGAACACCACGATCGTCGACGGCGCCGGCTCCAAGAAGGAGATCGAGGCCCGGGTGTCGCAGATCAAGGCGCAGATCGAGGAGACCACCTCGGATTACGACCGCGAGAAGCTCCAGGAGCGCCTGGCCAAGCTCGCGGGCGGCGTCGCGGTGATCCGCGTCGGCGGCGCGACCGAGGTCGAGGTGAAGGAGAAGAAGGACCGCGTGGACGACGCCATGCACGCAACCCGTGCCGCGGTCGAGGAAGGCGTCTTGCCGGGCGGCGGCGTCGCCCTGCTCCGCGCCCTCGGCGCCCTCGCCGCCCTCACCCCGGCCAACGCCGACCAGAAGACCGGCATCGAGATCGTCCGCAAGGCGATCCAGTCGCCGGCCCGCCAGATCGCCATCAACGCCGGCGACGACGGCTCCATCGTGGTCGGCAAGATCCTCGAGAACAAGGACAGCGCCTTCGGCTGGAACGCCCAGACCGGCCAGTACGGCGACATGTTCAAGTTCGGCGTGATCGACCCGGCCAAGGTCGTGCGCACCGCGCTCCAGGACGCCGCCTCCGTGGCCGGCCTCCTGATCACCACCGAGGCGATGGTCGCCGAGAAGCCCAAGAAGGCCTCCGCCGCGCCGGCAGGCATGCCCGGCGGCGGCATGGGCGACATGGACTTCTGA
- a CDS encoding usg protein, which yields MPERRVDDAFRLQMEGYGLTTANILYRMPDHPAILQTYIWQDYDLAPKFPELERFLDFWNRELDGPIFKVEVAHQRLVRPGEWRAVSGLFKLH from the coding sequence ATGCCGGAAAGACGGGTCGACGACGCCTTCCGCCTGCAGATGGAAGGATACGGACTGACGACAGCCAACATCCTCTATCGCATGCCCGACCATCCCGCGATCCTTCAGACATACATTTGGCAGGACTACGACCTCGCTCCGAAATTTCCGGAGCTCGAACGATTCCTCGACTTCTGGAACCGCGAGCTGGACGGCCCGATCTTCAAGGTCGAGGTCGCGCACCAGCGGCTCGTCCGCCCGGGCGAGTGGCGCGCCGTGAGCGGGCTCTTCAAGCTGCACTGA
- the groES gene encoding co-chaperone GroES codes for MAFRPLHDRVVVRRLEAEQKTAGGIIIPDTAKEKPQEGEVVAVGPGARDETGKLVPLDVKAGDRVLFGKWSGTEVKIDGQDLLIMKESDILGIVEATASAKKAA; via the coding sequence ATGGCATTCCGTCCCCTGCACGATCGCGTGGTCGTCCGCCGGCTCGAGGCCGAGCAGAAGACCGCGGGCGGGATCATCATCCCGGACACCGCCAAGGAGAAGCCGCAGGAGGGTGAGGTCGTCGCTGTCGGGCCCGGTGCGCGCGACGAGACCGGCAAGCTGGTTCCCCTCGACGTCAAGGCCGGCGACCGCGTGCTGTTCGGCAAGTGGTCCGGCACCGAGGTGAAGATCGACGGCCAGGATCTCCTGATCATGAAGGAGAGCGACATCCTCGGCATCGTCGAGGCGACCGCATCGGCCAAGAAGGCCGCCTGA
- a CDS encoding circularly permuted type 2 ATP-grasp protein, whose translation MTVTAFDEMTALGQECRSGYEIVQSWLGATPTELLRLRQQEAELLFRRIGITFAVYGDAEGEERLIPFDIVPRILTRPEWDRLSKGLEQRVNALNSFLKDVYGKGEILRAGVVPEDLVYRNPYYRPEMQGLRLPHDIYVSIAGIDIVRVDAETFYVLEDNARTPSGVSYMLENREVMMRLFPELCARHRIAPVENYADELLATLKTIAPRSAPGEPTVALLTPGPFNSAYYEHSFLADKLGVELVEGRDLFVRESILYMRTTEGPKRVDVVYRRVDDDFIDPLAFRPDSVLGVPGLLSAYRAGNVTLANAVGTGVSDDKAVYSYMPEIIRFYSGAEPILNNVPTWRCREPESLRYVLDNLGDLVVKEVDGSGGYGMLVGPKADKATIESFRDKLVRDPSKFIAQPTLALSTVPTFVGEGVAPRHVDLRPYVLTGADGVKTVPGGLTRVALKEGSLVVNSSQGGGTKDTWVVDVPVLDGTSQAQLQSQSQMQSQTGKA comes from the coding sequence ATGACCGTCACCGCCTTCGACGAGATGACGGCGCTCGGACAGGAATGCCGGTCCGGCTATGAGATCGTGCAGTCCTGGCTGGGCGCCACTCCGACCGAACTCCTGCGCCTGCGCCAGCAGGAGGCCGAGCTCCTGTTCCGCCGCATCGGCATCACCTTCGCGGTCTACGGCGACGCGGAGGGCGAGGAGCGCCTGATCCCCTTCGACATCGTGCCGCGCATCCTGACCCGCCCGGAGTGGGACCGGCTGTCGAAGGGGCTGGAGCAGCGGGTCAACGCGCTGAACAGTTTCCTGAAGGACGTCTACGGCAAGGGCGAGATCCTGCGCGCCGGCGTCGTTCCCGAGGACCTCGTCTATCGCAACCCCTACTACCGCCCCGAGATGCAGGGGCTCAGGCTTCCGCACGATATCTACGTCTCGATCGCCGGCATCGACATCGTCCGCGTCGACGCCGAGACCTTCTACGTGCTCGAGGACAACGCCCGCACGCCCTCCGGGGTCTCCTACATGCTGGAGAACCGCGAGGTGATGATGCGGCTCTTCCCCGAGCTCTGCGCCCGCCACCGCATCGCGCCCGTGGAGAACTACGCCGACGAGCTCCTCGCCACCCTGAAGACCATCGCCCCGCGCAGCGCCCCCGGCGAGCCGACCGTCGCGCTCCTGACCCCCGGCCCCTTCAACTCGGCCTACTACGAGCACTCCTTCCTGGCCGACAAGCTCGGCGTCGAGCTCGTCGAGGGCCGCGACCTCTTCGTGCGCGAGAGCATCCTCTACATGCGCACCACCGAGGGGCCGAAACGGGTGGACGTGGTCTACCGCCGCGTCGACGACGACTTCATCGACCCCCTCGCCTTCCGTCCCGATTCGGTCCTCGGCGTCCCCGGGCTGCTCTCCGCCTACCGGGCCGGCAATGTCACGCTCGCCAACGCGGTCGGCACGGGCGTCTCGGACGACAAGGCCGTCTACAGTTACATGCCGGAGATCATCCGCTTCTATTCCGGCGCCGAGCCGATCCTCAACAACGTGCCGACCTGGCGCTGCCGGGAGCCCGAGTCGCTCCGCTACGTGCTCGACAACCTCGGCGACCTCGTCGTCAAGGAGGTGGACGGGTCGGGCGGCTACGGCATGCTGGTCGGGCCGAAGGCCGACAAGGCCACGATCGAGTCCTTCCGCGACAAGCTCGTCCGCGACCCCAGCAAGTTCATCGCCCAGCCCACCCTGGCGCTCTCCACCGTGCCGACCTTCGTCGGCGAGGGCGTCGCGCCTCGCCACGTCGACCTCCGCCCCTACGTGCTGACCGGCGCGGACGGCGTGAAGACCGTCCCCGGCGGCCTCACTCGCGTGGCCCTCAAGGAAGGGTCCCTGGTGGTCAACTCCAGCCAGGGCGGCGGCACCAAGGACACCTGGGTCGTCGACGTGCCGGTGCTGGACGGCACGTCGCAGGCCCAGTTGCAGAGCCAGTCGCAGATGCAGTCCCAGACCGGAAAGGCCTGA
- a CDS encoding putative bifunctional diguanylate cyclase/phosphodiesterase: MFGRATGDASVVQSIAALVACTMLFLSISAAWTAQQSNDLAVARQVRLAWNGFEQEQDQIAVDIQRTAISDEVYRRTHLKFEPDFAERVFGDRLWRDHRHDIVLVVSPARTVLQGHIAGRSTDPKDLRGILADVSPVIDRLRLQVAEAAHRPAGGDDPEQIVGKVLREQAVMQVTGQAAIVAAVAIVPDDGKVPKKTIPPTIVVSVRLVAGDMLERLARRFVLPDLRFRPPASDDDEIGRAAIPVKSTAGETLGFLLWRPHQPGYQMMQHLAPLLLVAMALFVAFALVVVRKFNRRTRELADSEARATYAALHDALSGLANRVLLGQRIEEALAEAATDPKRCTAIVYVDLDKFKDINDTLGHQAGDEVIRQTGRRLAAIARDGDTAARISGDEFCLVIRSAPTRQEVENRLSQIVAEIARPVSFGERTIYPAASVGCAIAPVDGTDRAEIQHKADLALYRAKGGGRGRWFLFEPDMDDGHRKRQSLRQDLRAALTENRLTVLYQPFFSVAEMKAVGVEARVAWDHPTRGRISAGEFIPIAEECGLIRDIGAFILHRAARDAHRWPGIKLAVNISPIEMRQPTFAADLLAILADEGFDPDRLQVDITENILLTDADVAISAIETLRAAGVGIALDEFGSGQSSFNYLSRFRFDTIKIDRSFVAKLETSAEVATIVHSMVELAGKLGLETVAEGVETFGQFRFVQAAGCSAVQGHLCAKPMPAAEVAKFLERPLNDRFRAVA, translated from the coding sequence GTGTTCGGCAGGGCGACGGGCGACGCGTCCGTCGTGCAGTCGATCGCCGCCCTCGTCGCCTGCACCATGCTGTTCCTGTCGATCTCCGCCGCCTGGACCGCGCAGCAGTCGAACGATCTCGCCGTCGCCCGGCAGGTCCGGCTCGCCTGGAACGGCTTCGAACAAGAGCAGGACCAGATCGCCGTAGACATCCAGCGCACGGCCATCTCCGACGAGGTCTACCGCCGCACGCATTTAAAATTCGAGCCAGATTTCGCCGAGCGCGTGTTCGGCGACCGCCTCTGGCGCGACCACCGCCACGACATCGTGCTCGTCGTCTCCCCCGCCCGCACGGTCCTGCAGGGCCACATCGCCGGCCGCTCGACCGATCCGAAGGATCTGCGCGGCATCCTCGCCGACGTCTCCCCCGTCATCGACCGCCTCCGCCTGCAGGTGGCCGAGGCGGCCCACCGGCCGGCCGGCGGCGACGATCCGGAGCAGATCGTCGGCAAGGTCCTGCGCGAGCAGGCCGTCATGCAGGTGACCGGCCAGGCCGCGATCGTCGCGGCCGTCGCGATCGTCCCCGACGACGGCAAGGTTCCCAAGAAGACCATTCCGCCGACGATCGTGGTGAGTGTACGGCTCGTCGCCGGCGACATGCTGGAGCGGCTCGCTCGCCGCTTCGTGCTTCCGGACCTCCGGTTCCGCCCGCCCGCGTCCGACGACGACGAGATCGGCCGCGCAGCGATCCCCGTGAAGAGCACGGCCGGCGAGACGCTCGGCTTCCTCCTCTGGCGCCCCCATCAGCCCGGCTACCAGATGATGCAGCACCTGGCGCCCCTGCTCCTCGTCGCCATGGCCCTGTTCGTCGCCTTCGCGCTCGTCGTCGTCCGCAAGTTCAACCGCCGCACCCGCGAACTCGCCGACAGCGAGGCGCGCGCCACCTACGCCGCCCTGCACGACGCCCTGTCGGGCCTCGCCAACCGCGTCCTGCTCGGGCAGCGCATCGAGGAGGCCCTGGCGGAGGCTGCCACCGACCCGAAGCGCTGCACCGCGATCGTCTATGTCGACCTCGACAAGTTCAAGGACATCAACGACACGCTCGGCCATCAGGCGGGTGACGAGGTGATCCGCCAGACGGGCCGGCGCCTCGCCGCCATCGCGCGCGACGGCGATACGGCGGCCCGCATCTCCGGCGACGAGTTCTGCCTCGTGATCCGCTCCGCGCCGACCCGCCAGGAGGTCGAGAACCGGCTGTCGCAGATCGTCGCCGAGATCGCCCGTCCTGTGTCCTTCGGCGAGCGCACCATCTACCCGGCCGCGAGCGTCGGCTGCGCCATCGCGCCGGTCGATGGCACCGACCGCGCCGAGATCCAGCACAAGGCCGACCTGGCGCTCTACCGGGCGAAGGGTGGCGGCCGCGGCCGCTGGTTCCTGTTCGAGCCCGACATGGACGACGGTCACCGCAAGCGCCAGTCCCTCCGCCAGGACCTCCGCGCCGCGCTGACCGAGAATCGCCTGACCGTGCTCTACCAGCCCTTCTTCTCCGTCGCCGAGATGAAGGCCGTCGGCGTGGAGGCCCGCGTCGCCTGGGACCACCCGACCCGCGGGCGCATCTCGGCCGGCGAGTTTATCCCGATCGCCGAGGAATGCGGCCTCATCCGCGACATCGGCGCCTTCATCCTGCACCGCGCCGCCCGCGACGCCCACCGCTGGCCCGGCATCAAGCTGGCCGTCAACATCTCGCCGATCGAGATGCGCCAGCCGACCTTCGCGGCGGACCTCCTGGCGATCCTCGCCGACGAGGGGTTCGACCCGGACCGCCTGCAGGTCGACATCACCGAGAACATCCTGCTGACCGACGCCGACGTGGCCATCTCGGCGATCGAGACGCTGCGCGCCGCCGGCGTCGGCATCGCGCTCGACGAGTTCGGCTCCGGCCAGTCGAGCTTCAACTACCTGTCGCGCTTCCGCTTCGACACGATCAAGATCGACCGCAGCTTCGTCGCCAAGCTGGAGACCTCCGCGGAGGTCGCCACCATCGTCCACTCCATGGTGGAACTGGCCGGCAAGCTCGGCCTGGAGACGGTCGCCGAGGGCGTGGAGACCTTCGGCCAGTTCCGCTTCGTCCAGGCCGCCGGCTGCAGCGCCGTCCAGGGCCACCTCTGCGCCAAGCCGATGCCAGCCGCCGAAGTCGCCAAGTTCCTGGAGCGCCCGCTGAACGACCGCTTCCGCGCGGTGGCGTGA
- a CDS encoding acyltransferase family protein produces MHDEFNKSAHGLRGIAALMVFYAHIFGGSAEHIYAQSEAYVSAVAAPWSVGVFGVNLFFMISGFVIWPSIVRYEPWDFAKRRFVRIYPLFLVLTILFIVLNGMTNAYPKLNNLGTIIPAFFFLDLYTHTDQLTPNAWSLTYEVHYYALACLAYHFIARRFHPLGAALAGLACIGFLFAFPITFYFIGGVLVRTVYDRQLIRSTLLVRTVEVVAFPMMIWLASLGHVEYVWARFADGFVPLRIYFSILYFCCAVQPGSLTSLLLRNKVAAYLGTVSYSLYLVHPYTYYATRLLFKKFGLFTPDIALSMTTFALVTTAVTIPLTHLFWRTFETMPYRIIFGQWVYRDQAQERPPRGILGLFRGIGRRSASPTVTP; encoded by the coding sequence ATGCATGACGAATTCAACAAGAGTGCCCACGGGCTGCGCGGCATCGCGGCGCTCATGGTGTTCTACGCCCATATCTTCGGAGGGTCGGCCGAGCATATCTACGCCCAGTCCGAGGCCTACGTCTCCGCCGTGGCCGCGCCCTGGAGCGTCGGCGTCTTCGGCGTCAATCTCTTCTTCATGATCAGCGGCTTCGTTATCTGGCCGAGCATCGTCCGCTACGAGCCCTGGGACTTTGCCAAGCGCCGCTTCGTCCGCATCTACCCCCTCTTCCTGGTGCTGACGATCCTCTTCATCGTCCTCAACGGGATGACGAACGCCTACCCGAAGCTCAACAATCTCGGGACGATCATCCCGGCCTTCTTCTTCCTGGACCTCTACACGCATACGGACCAGCTCACCCCGAACGCGTGGAGCCTGACCTACGAGGTCCACTACTACGCGCTCGCCTGCCTCGCCTATCACTTCATCGCCCGGCGCTTCCACCCGCTCGGGGCGGCGCTCGCCGGCCTGGCGTGCATCGGATTCCTGTTCGCCTTCCCGATCACCTTCTACTTCATCGGAGGCGTCCTGGTCCGGACCGTCTACGACCGTCAGCTGATACGCTCGACGCTGCTCGTGCGGACGGTCGAGGTCGTCGCCTTCCCGATGATGATCTGGCTGGCGAGCCTCGGGCACGTCGAATATGTCTGGGCGCGCTTCGCCGACGGCTTCGTGCCGCTGAGGATCTACTTCTCGATCCTGTATTTCTGCTGCGCTGTGCAGCCCGGCAGCCTGACGAGCTTGCTCCTGCGCAACAAGGTGGCGGCCTACCTTGGAACCGTCAGCTACAGCCTCTACCTCGTGCATCCCTACACGTATTACGCGACCCGTCTCCTGTTCAAGAAGTTCGGACTGTTCACGCCCGATATCGCGCTCTCCATGACCACCTTCGCGCTGGTGACCACCGCCGTGACCATTCCGCTCACGCATCTCTTCTGGCGCACCTTCGAGACCATGCCCTACAGGATCATCTTCGGTCAGTGGGTCTACCGCGACCAGGCACAGGAACGGCCGCCGAGGGGCATCCTTGGCCTCTTCAGGGGAATTGGACGCCGCTCCGCGAGTCCGACCGTCACCCCTTGA